A DNA window from Patagioenas fasciata isolate bPatFas1 chromosome 1, bPatFas1.hap1, whole genome shotgun sequence contains the following coding sequences:
- the SRPX gene encoding sushi repeat-containing protein SRPX isoform X2: MGSCWLRLAALLALGACPSLAYEETPWCSPIKVKHGYANCRTPQGQYYKNVLGTRCDIRCQKGYELHGPQQLICQSSKRWSGKVLCKQKRCPTLSMPTNGGFKCLDGAYFGSRCEYYCSPGYQLKGDRIVTCMDNKVWSGRPASCVDTEPPRIQCPSVKEKTAEPNKLTARVFWDTPEGRDTADGILTDVILKGLPPGSHFPEGDHKIQYTVYDRAENKGTCKFLVKVRVRRCVKLNAPDNGYIKCSGDGNNYGATCEFSCIGGYELQGSPARVCQYNLGWSGVEPSCAPMNINVNVRTAAALLDQFYEKRRLLIISTPTAANFFYRMQLGMLQPAQCGLDLRHVTVVELVGVFPAQIGRIGVKLLPPSLALQLRLLLRIPHYNFNIVVMDKHGMDKERYPFPATPAELFALIDNFPLRKEEMKLQAEIGQSCP, encoded by the exons AAACACCGTGGTGCTCCCCCATTAAGGTGAAACATGGCTATGCAAACTGCAGGACACCTCAAGGGCAATATTACAAGAATGTATTGGGGACAAGATGTGATATTCGCTGTCAAAAAGGCTATGAGCTGCATGGCCCTCAGCAGCTAATTTGTCAGTCAAGCAAACGTTGGTCTGGGAAAGTGCTGTGCAAAC AAAAGCGCTGTCCCACCCTGTCCATGCCAACCAACGGGGGCTTCAAGTGTTTAGACGGTGCCTACTTTGGCTCCAGGTGCGAGTACTACTGTTCACCAGGGTACCAGCTGAAAGGCGACCGTATAGTGACATGCATGGACAACAAAGTTTGGAGTGGCCGGCCAGCGTCCTGCGTTG ACACTGAACCTCCGAGAATCCAGTGCCCGAGCGTGAAGGAGAAAACCGCGGAGCCCAACAAGCTGACAGCCAGAGTCTTCTGGGACACCCCAGAGGGACGGGACACTGCTGACGGGATTCTGACAGA TGTTATTTTGAAAGGCTTGCCACCAGGGTCACATTTTCCAGAAGGCGACCACAAAATCCAATATACTGTGTATGACAGAGCTGAAAACAAAGGCACTTGCAAATTTCTTGTTAAAGTCAGAG TCAGGCGCTGTGTGAAATTAAATGCCCCAGATAATGGCTACATCAAGTGTTCAGGCGATGGAAATAACTATGGTGCTACGTGCGAGTTCTCCTGCATCGGTGGCTATGAGTTGCAAGGAAGCCCAGCCAGAGTGTGCCAGTACAATTTGGGGTGGTCAGGAGTGGAGCCAAGCTGTGCGC CCATGAATATTAATGTGAATGTGAGGACTGCAGCTGCACTTCTGGATCAGTTTTATGAGAAGCGGAGACTGCTAATTATTTCAACTCCTACTGCAGCCAACTTCTTCTACAGGATGCAGTTGGGAATGCTGCAG CCAGCACAGTGTGGTTTAGACCTCCGACATGTTACTGTAGTTGAATTGGTTGGTGTCTTCCCTGCACAGATAGGAAGAATTGGTGTAAAGCTGCTGCCTCCATCACTTGCTCTGCAACTCAG GCTGCTGCTGAGGATCCCCCACTACAATTTCAACATCGTGGTGATGGACAAGCACGGAATGGACAAGGAACGCTATCCTTTCCCAGCAACGCCGGCCGAGCTCTTTGCACTTATTGACAATTTCcccttgagaaaagaagagatGAAACTGCAAGCGGAAATTGGTCAGTCCTGTCCCTAA
- the SRPX gene encoding sushi repeat-containing protein SRPX isoform X3: MEIRPSADHHSCMHLKTPWCSPIKVKHGYANCRTPQGQYYKNVLGTRCDIRCQKGYELHGPQQLICQSSKRWSGKVLCKQKRCPTLSMPTNGGFKCLDGAYFGSRCEYYCSPGYQLKGDRIVTCMDNKVWSGRPASCVDTEPPRIQCPSVKEKTAEPNKLTARVFWDTPEGRDTADGILTDVILKGLPPGSHFPEGDHKIQYTVYDRAENKGTCKFLVKVRVRRCVKLNAPDNGYIKCSGDGNNYGATCEFSCIGGYELQGSPARVCQYNLGWSGVEPSCAPMNINVNVRTAAALLDQFYEKRRLLIISTPTAANFFYRMQLGMLQPAQCGLDLRHVTVVELVGVFPAQIGRIGVKLLPPSLALQLRLLLRIPHYNFNIVVMDKHGMDKERYPFPATPAELFALIDNFPLRKEEMKLQAEIGQSCP, translated from the exons AAACACCGTGGTGCTCCCCCATTAAGGTGAAACATGGCTATGCAAACTGCAGGACACCTCAAGGGCAATATTACAAGAATGTATTGGGGACAAGATGTGATATTCGCTGTCAAAAAGGCTATGAGCTGCATGGCCCTCAGCAGCTAATTTGTCAGTCAAGCAAACGTTGGTCTGGGAAAGTGCTGTGCAAAC AAAAGCGCTGTCCCACCCTGTCCATGCCAACCAACGGGGGCTTCAAGTGTTTAGACGGTGCCTACTTTGGCTCCAGGTGCGAGTACTACTGTTCACCAGGGTACCAGCTGAAAGGCGACCGTATAGTGACATGCATGGACAACAAAGTTTGGAGTGGCCGGCCAGCGTCCTGCGTTG ACACTGAACCTCCGAGAATCCAGTGCCCGAGCGTGAAGGAGAAAACCGCGGAGCCCAACAAGCTGACAGCCAGAGTCTTCTGGGACACCCCAGAGGGACGGGACACTGCTGACGGGATTCTGACAGA TGTTATTTTGAAAGGCTTGCCACCAGGGTCACATTTTCCAGAAGGCGACCACAAAATCCAATATACTGTGTATGACAGAGCTGAAAACAAAGGCACTTGCAAATTTCTTGTTAAAGTCAGAG TCAGGCGCTGTGTGAAATTAAATGCCCCAGATAATGGCTACATCAAGTGTTCAGGCGATGGAAATAACTATGGTGCTACGTGCGAGTTCTCCTGCATCGGTGGCTATGAGTTGCAAGGAAGCCCAGCCAGAGTGTGCCAGTACAATTTGGGGTGGTCAGGAGTGGAGCCAAGCTGTGCGC CCATGAATATTAATGTGAATGTGAGGACTGCAGCTGCACTTCTGGATCAGTTTTATGAGAAGCGGAGACTGCTAATTATTTCAACTCCTACTGCAGCCAACTTCTTCTACAGGATGCAGTTGGGAATGCTGCAG CCAGCACAGTGTGGTTTAGACCTCCGACATGTTACTGTAGTTGAATTGGTTGGTGTCTTCCCTGCACAGATAGGAAGAATTGGTGTAAAGCTGCTGCCTCCATCACTTGCTCTGCAACTCAG GCTGCTGCTGAGGATCCCCCACTACAATTTCAACATCGTGGTGATGGACAAGCACGGAATGGACAAGGAACGCTATCCTTTCCCAGCAACGCCGGCCGAGCTCTTTGCACTTATTGACAATTTCcccttgagaaaagaagagatGAAACTGCAAGCGGAAATTGGTCAGTCCTGTCCCTAA
- the SRPX gene encoding sushi repeat-containing protein SRPX isoform X1 codes for MGSCWLRLAALLALGACPSLAYEGSGYSPLEDDEDVYARNRYKETPWCSPIKVKHGYANCRTPQGQYYKNVLGTRCDIRCQKGYELHGPQQLICQSSKRWSGKVLCKQKRCPTLSMPTNGGFKCLDGAYFGSRCEYYCSPGYQLKGDRIVTCMDNKVWSGRPASCVDTEPPRIQCPSVKEKTAEPNKLTARVFWDTPEGRDTADGILTDVILKGLPPGSHFPEGDHKIQYTVYDRAENKGTCKFLVKVRVRRCVKLNAPDNGYIKCSGDGNNYGATCEFSCIGGYELQGSPARVCQYNLGWSGVEPSCAPMNINVNVRTAAALLDQFYEKRRLLIISTPTAANFFYRMQLGMLQPAQCGLDLRHVTVVELVGVFPAQIGRIGVKLLPPSLALQLRLLLRIPHYNFNIVVMDKHGMDKERYPFPATPAELFALIDNFPLRKEEMKLQAEIGQSCP; via the exons AAACACCGTGGTGCTCCCCCATTAAGGTGAAACATGGCTATGCAAACTGCAGGACACCTCAAGGGCAATATTACAAGAATGTATTGGGGACAAGATGTGATATTCGCTGTCAAAAAGGCTATGAGCTGCATGGCCCTCAGCAGCTAATTTGTCAGTCAAGCAAACGTTGGTCTGGGAAAGTGCTGTGCAAAC AAAAGCGCTGTCCCACCCTGTCCATGCCAACCAACGGGGGCTTCAAGTGTTTAGACGGTGCCTACTTTGGCTCCAGGTGCGAGTACTACTGTTCACCAGGGTACCAGCTGAAAGGCGACCGTATAGTGACATGCATGGACAACAAAGTTTGGAGTGGCCGGCCAGCGTCCTGCGTTG ACACTGAACCTCCGAGAATCCAGTGCCCGAGCGTGAAGGAGAAAACCGCGGAGCCCAACAAGCTGACAGCCAGAGTCTTCTGGGACACCCCAGAGGGACGGGACACTGCTGACGGGATTCTGACAGA TGTTATTTTGAAAGGCTTGCCACCAGGGTCACATTTTCCAGAAGGCGACCACAAAATCCAATATACTGTGTATGACAGAGCTGAAAACAAAGGCACTTGCAAATTTCTTGTTAAAGTCAGAG TCAGGCGCTGTGTGAAATTAAATGCCCCAGATAATGGCTACATCAAGTGTTCAGGCGATGGAAATAACTATGGTGCTACGTGCGAGTTCTCCTGCATCGGTGGCTATGAGTTGCAAGGAAGCCCAGCCAGAGTGTGCCAGTACAATTTGGGGTGGTCAGGAGTGGAGCCAAGCTGTGCGC CCATGAATATTAATGTGAATGTGAGGACTGCAGCTGCACTTCTGGATCAGTTTTATGAGAAGCGGAGACTGCTAATTATTTCAACTCCTACTGCAGCCAACTTCTTCTACAGGATGCAGTTGGGAATGCTGCAG CCAGCACAGTGTGGTTTAGACCTCCGACATGTTACTGTAGTTGAATTGGTTGGTGTCTTCCCTGCACAGATAGGAAGAATTGGTGTAAAGCTGCTGCCTCCATCACTTGCTCTGCAACTCAG GCTGCTGCTGAGGATCCCCCACTACAATTTCAACATCGTGGTGATGGACAAGCACGGAATGGACAAGGAACGCTATCCTTTCCCAGCAACGCCGGCCGAGCTCTTTGCACTTATTGACAATTTCcccttgagaaaagaagagatGAAACTGCAAGCGGAAATTGGTCAGTCCTGTCCCTAA